Below is a window of Geothermobacter ehrlichii DNA.
AGGTTGCCCTTCTCAAGCGCCATCTGATTGACAGGATTCCGATCTCTGAGGTGAAACGTGTTTCCGAAGATTATCAGCTCCGTGGCGCTCGCTTTGAGGCGGCCCCTACGGCAATGACCTCAGTTGCCGGCCTGCGACAGCTCATGGAGGTGGCCGACCAGACCAAGCTGCGCTCGGTCATCCGTCAGCATATCAAGGTCAAAAAGATCTAGAGCGGCTTTTCCGAAGACCAGTTCCTGCTCCCTTTGGTCTGCAACCTCGCTTTAGGACGGGCCGACCAGAACGACGTTGAGGATTTGCGGGCGGACCGGAAGTTGGTCAAGCACATTTTCGATCATGCCAAACTGCCTTCGGAGCGGCGGCTTCCTGGGCATCTGGCATCGTACAAAGATTCGGATCTTGCCGGCTTGAAACAGGCCAGCGCATCGCTTCGTTTGAATCTGATGTTACTGACCGATACGCCGCTGGGGAAGATCCCTCTCGATATCGACTCCCGCTGTTTTTCAAAGATCGTCTGAAACTCTAAACTTCAGATCTACAATCTACCGATGGCAAACAAAATATTCCTCAAAAGCCTTCCCAGCGGATGACACCCTCTTTCCGGGGTGGAGCCGGGGGCGTCTGGTCAGGGTAGCCAATGGGGATGATGGATACCAACTCCTTATCCGTCATCCCGAAGAGGTCGTTGATCTTCTCCTCAACGTACTTGGGACCAACCATCCAACAAGTTCCCAACCCATGAGCGTGGGCGGTGAGAAGCAGGTTCTGGATAAGTGCTGCGGCCGAGAGGAGACGATCAAAGTGCTGGACATCTGGGCGAAACCGCCCACGCTTATCTTGGGCCGTTTCACACTGAGACTCCTTGCACGGAATGTAAACAAGCAGGACCGCTGGGGCACCACCGAGATCTTTAAAAAACTGCATGGAGAGTTGAATGATTTTCTCTGGGAAAAGCTTTTCTAGGTTAGGTTGGATATGGTGTTTAGCTCCTTCCACGATAGCCACGAGCTGATCCCGCTTTTCACCCCTAACCGCAATCACTTCCCAGTCCTGCCGATTGCTACCTGATGGTGCCCACAGAGCAGTTGCAAGGATGTCCTCCAGTATCTGCCGGGAGACTTCCTGCGGTTGGTATTTGCGGATGCTTCGGCGGCCTTTGACGATGGCATCGATATCCATGTGGCCTCCTTTAATTTAATTTGGTTAAAAGCACGCGACTAATTTAGTAAAGGATTGTTTCTCTGTATCCTCACAATTCCTTGAGCATGTTACGGGCAATAATCAGTTGCTGGATCTGACTGGTCCCTTCAAAAACCCTGAACAGACGCATATCACGATAAAACCGCTCCACAGCATATTCGTGGGTATATCCGTACCCGCCATGTATCTGAACACCCCGGTCTGCAACCCTACAAACCATTTCAGAAGCGAAAAGCTTGCAACAGGAAGATTCCGTGGTA
It encodes the following:
- a CDS encoding nitroreductase family protein, which produces MDIDAIVKGRRSIRKYQPQEVSRQILEDILATALWAPSGSNRQDWEVIAVRGEKRDQLVAIVEGAKHHIQPNLEKLFPEKIIQLSMQFFKDLGGAPAVLLVYIPCKESQCETAQDKRGRFRPDVQHFDRLLSAAALIQNLLLTAHAHGLGTCWMVGPKYVEEKINDLFGMTDKELVSIIPIGYPDQTPPAPPRKEGVIRWEGF